A window of the Hordeum vulgare subsp. vulgare chromosome 5H, MorexV3_pseudomolecules_assembly, whole genome shotgun sequence genome harbors these coding sequences:
- the LOC123395935 gene encoding uncharacterized protein LOC123395935: MAPPSTEEQLRRGSEEIEVPGLSVHGGGHPSICTDQPSALGGPSAQNTEPRDDQALVSAESDRFSSRAHEVVSTKVDIDDQSHAQVMEDGSDDKDGSDDEDDIDEYGAQMVDENSDEEEVRDEYYAQVIDKDSETNCPGKNYSNEEADEVVARWCGSFIKAFNDCLNLREEILARGDKNARLPSFPLKVLPVVTSLCTQNSIYCYHREYMTHDTSTTASILGYGNPRTMLQVFSLRLASYESYPISVYGIIAVRDVLEPRRNHVFNRRRDDAVTVEQDFFTLPLCSPCRGMYAPDQALLEVDLWVKEGDGLPDEQLLSAYAEVYFQSHFNVMLTGRIPGNSCSLEMDFMFLSLSVEAVIQIFAKVDHPHRLRFTAFSSGFDHEIALFGDKFVGDGSLNQHVVAVRGKEKLDVRLQVEKMVFQWTFQDGVAGAVGSPDDSALEHGQFVVRVLFAPKDLQPVRPCLVAV, encoded by the exons ATGGCGCCTCCTTCAACGGAAGAGCAGCTCCGGCGTGGATCAGAGGAAATCGAGGTCCCCGGCCTTTCTGTTCACGGCGGCGGCCACCCCAGCATTTGCACGGATCAGCCGTCCGCCCTAGGCGGCCCGTCGGCCCAGAACACGGAACCCCGTGATGACCAGGCGCTCGTGTCCGCAG AATCAGATCGGTTTTCCTCCCGCGCTCATGAGGTCGTGAGCACAAAGGTGGACATCGACGACCAGTCTCACGCCCAAGTGATGGAGGATGGCAGCGATGACAAGGATGGCAGCGATGACGAGGATGATATCGATGAATATGGTGCCCAGATGGTAGACGAGAACAGTGATGAGGAGGAGGTTAGGGATGAATACTATGCCCAAGTGATTGACAAGGACAGCGAGACAAATTGCCCAG GGAAAAACTACTCCAACGAAGAAGCGGATGAAGTAGTGGCCAGATGGTGTGGCAGTTTCATCAAAGCGTTTAATGACTGCTTGAACCTGCGTGAGGAGATTCTAGCCCGGGGTGATAAGAATGCtcgtcttccttcttttcctctgAAAGTACTCCCTGTGGTAACAAGTCTATGCACTCAAAACAGCATCTACTGCTACCACCGTGAATACATGACCCATGACACTTCCACGA CTGCATCAATTCTTGGGTATGGCAATCCAAGAACCATGCTACAGGTCTTCTCTTTGCGCTTGGCAAGCTATGAATCCTATCCCATTAGTGTTTACGGGATTATCGCTGTTAGAGATGTTCTGGAACCACGGCGGAATCATGTCTTTAACCGTCGCAGAGATGATGCTGTCACAGTGGAGCAG GATTTTTTCACCTTACCTCTTTGTAGCCCTTGTCGAGGGATGTATGCACCGGATCAGGCATTACTGGAAGTTGATCTTTGGGTGAAGGAGGGAGATGGATTGCCTGACGAACAGTTGCTCTCGGCATATGCTGAGGTTTATTTCCAGTCACATTTTAACGTGATGCTAACAGGACGGATTCCTGGTAACAGTTGCAGCTTGGAGATGGACTTCATGTTCCTCTCGTTGAGTGTCGAGGCCGTGATACAAATCTTTGCAAAGGTTGACCATCCGCATCGTCTGAGATTTACCGCTTTCAGCAGTGGCTTTGATCACGAGATTGCGCTGTTCGGCGACAAATTCGTCGGGGACGGGAGCCTAAACCAGCATGTCGTCGCTGTGAGGGGGAAGGAAAAATTGGATGTTCGCTTACAAGTGGAGAAGATGGTGTTCCAGTGGACTTTCCAAGATGGGGTGGCTGGAGCTGTTGGTTCTCCAGACGACTCCGCCCTAGAGCATGGCCAGTTCGTTGTGAGGGTGTTATTTGCTCCAAAGGACTTACAACCAGTTAGGCCGTGCTTGGTAGCAGTGTAA